One genomic segment of Caballeronia sp. TF1N1 includes these proteins:
- a CDS encoding low affinity iron permease family protein produces the protein MKSSWFLKFSNGLSRVAGHASTFIIAVVLVIVWAVSGPIFHFSDTWQLVINTSTTIVTFLMVFLIQNTQNRDTAAMQIKLDELIRAVDNAHNALLDLEELDEKDLAIFRKRYAKLAEEARDDLRSASKDIDMPIFPNDARRKEKK, from the coding sequence ATGAAGTCTTCCTGGTTCCTCAAGTTCTCGAATGGTCTCTCGCGCGTGGCGGGACATGCGTCGACGTTCATCATTGCGGTCGTGCTGGTGATCGTGTGGGCCGTCTCCGGGCCGATCTTTCACTTCAGCGACACATGGCAGCTTGTCATCAACACGTCGACGACCATCGTCACGTTTCTCATGGTGTTCCTCATCCAGAACACCCAGAACCGCGATACGGCCGCCATGCAGATCAAGCTCGATGAATTGATCCGTGCAGTGGACAACGCGCATAACGCTTTACTCGACCTCGAAGAACTCGACGAGAAAGACCTGGCCATTTTTCGTAAGCGCTATGCAAAACTGGCGGAGGAAGCGCGTGACGACTTGCGCTCGGCGAGCAAGGATATCGACATGCCGATTTTCCCGAACGATGCCCGACGCAAGGAAAAGAAATAG
- a CDS encoding Flp family type IVb pilin produces the protein MTKFFKKFIRDERGVSAMEYAILAGIVGVALVAVAGTFSTSVSGWFTYLNTKVTAAQK, from the coding sequence ATGACCAAGTTTTTCAAGAAATTCATCCGCGACGAACGTGGCGTCAGCGCGATGGAATACGCGATTCTGGCCGGGATCGTCGGCGTGGCGCTCGTCGCCGTGGCAGGCACGTTCAGCACCAGCGTTTCGGGCTGGTTCACGTACCTCAACACCAAAGTCACCGCCGCCCAGAAGTAA
- a CDS encoding prepilin peptidase, whose amino-acid sequence MLLASLAIRLIVLCALLVLAVIDVRARRLPTGIVLAIGSLFFVDALLRKLSLDEIIAHLILACVVFAICAALFAAKMLGGGDAKLAAVIFLWAGVSLSLPALTLISLIGTVVSLVSLATRNMKADQTSSPMRALAMFSGARGVPYGVALALGGGLVIVLPAALPLLMTH is encoded by the coding sequence GTGCTGCTCGCATCCCTTGCCATCCGTCTCATCGTGCTGTGCGCGCTCTTGGTGCTCGCCGTCATCGATGTCCGTGCGCGTCGCCTGCCGACCGGGATCGTGCTTGCGATCGGTTCGCTCTTCTTTGTCGATGCGTTGCTGCGAAAGCTGTCGCTCGACGAGATCATCGCGCATCTGATACTCGCGTGTGTCGTGTTCGCGATCTGCGCCGCGCTTTTCGCCGCAAAGATGCTCGGCGGAGGCGACGCGAAACTCGCGGCCGTCATCTTTCTCTGGGCTGGCGTCAGTCTGTCGCTGCCGGCTCTCACGCTCATCTCGCTGATCGGGACCGTGGTGTCCCTCGTCAGTCTCGCCACCCGCAACATGAAGGCCGATCAGACATCGTCACCCATGCGCGCGCTGGCGATGTTCTCCGGCGCGCGCGGCGTGCCTTACGGCGTGGCGCTGGCGCTCGGCGGCGGTCTTGTGATCGTGCTGCCGGCCGCGCTTCCCTTGTTAATGACGCATTAG
- the cpaB gene encoding Flp pilus assembly protein CpaB — protein MSNFIKFAVLLVGALLIALVVRVVVASASKPSAPTVNTEKVLVSAAALPQGLLLRDEDITWKPMPANEVPVNAVVSGAQNAPELKGALLRHPVESGAVLVADDVILPNAPGFLAATLKPEMRAVSVAVDDVSGNAGLIQPGDYIDLILTQQMDRRTDSPDLAVSSETVVEHVRVLAVGSEIKRPKASSDVPDMSARARTVTLEVTPRMGEVVAVAARLGSLSLALRSFATASRDPAAAAAAASATSTERPPIWAGDISRAVRSLPHASRAPQSAPGVAAAPPMPRTVMVYRGSEKSDGQNVAQAAGGAPENAPPLPGVPSLPVQR, from the coding sequence ATGTCCAACTTCATCAAGTTCGCCGTTCTTCTCGTCGGCGCCCTGCTCATCGCTCTGGTCGTGCGTGTGGTGGTGGCAAGCGCGAGCAAACCGTCCGCGCCCACCGTCAACACGGAGAAGGTGCTGGTCAGTGCAGCCGCCTTGCCGCAGGGCTTGCTTCTGCGTGACGAGGACATCACCTGGAAACCGATGCCGGCCAACGAAGTGCCGGTCAATGCCGTCGTGTCGGGCGCGCAGAACGCGCCGGAACTCAAGGGTGCGCTGTTGCGCCATCCGGTCGAAAGCGGCGCGGTACTCGTCGCCGACGACGTGATTCTGCCGAACGCGCCGGGCTTTCTCGCCGCGACGCTCAAGCCCGAGATGCGCGCCGTCTCCGTAGCCGTCGACGATGTCTCCGGCAATGCCGGCCTGATCCAGCCGGGCGACTACATCGACCTGATCCTCACGCAGCAGATGGACCGCCGCACCGATTCGCCGGACCTCGCGGTGTCGAGCGAAACGGTGGTCGAACATGTGCGCGTGCTGGCCGTCGGTTCAGAAATCAAGCGCCCGAAAGCCAGCAGCGACGTACCCGATATGAGCGCGCGAGCGCGCACCGTCACGCTCGAAGTGACGCCGCGCATGGGCGAAGTCGTGGCGGTTGCCGCGCGCCTCGGCAGTCTCTCGCTCGCCTTGCGCTCGTTTGCTACTGCAAGTCGCGATCCGGCCGCCGCCGCCGCGGCAGCCAGCGCGACGTCGACCGAACGTCCGCCAATCTGGGCCGGCGACATCTCGCGCGCCGTTCGCTCGTTGCCGCACGCAAGCCGCGCGCCGCAAAGCGCGCCTGGCGTGGCCGCCGCGCCGCCCATGCCGCGCACCGTGATGGTTTATCGGGGCTCGGAGAAGTCGGATGGTCAGAACGTCGCCCAGGCGGCAGGCGGGGCGCCCGAGAACGCGCCACCGTTGCCCGGCGTTCCGTCGCTTCCCGTCCAGCGCTAA
- a CDS encoding type II and III secretion system protein family protein, giving the protein MKTQFSSRSTPMLPTAASLLALVCAAFGLTPLAHAAGAQVINVAARPGAGAVPSKGAVTAEASQGVLALDAGKGSMLHLPEDAVSVFVADPSVADVQVPSPRAVFVLGKKAGSTTVYALGANNKPIFQKTVVVTRDMVALRAMLKARFPNTNIDVNGIQGSLILTGQAQNPAEADTVVQAITPMLADKEVLVNRMTIDKPLQIQLRVRITEVDRNVTQQWGINWQAIGSAAGNWYSGIFSGRQIYNYNQPITTSSGSVTYPLNLATNNAYSLFGGFRTANTDIRALVDALNQEGLLTVLAEPNLVALSGQTASFLAGGEFPIPVSQINGAITVEFKQFGVKLDFTPTVLNDRRISLKVRPEVSQIDTTASVTTNGVTVPGLSVRRADTTVELASGQSFAIGGLLQSNTTDLVSQVPGIGSIPVLGKLFSSSNYQNNKTELVIMVTPYIVEPTDPAKLRTPIESLVSPSGDIEYGFARMFGGTESAPGNPRLVGAAGYVY; this is encoded by the coding sequence ATGAAAACGCAGTTCAGTTCGAGATCGACGCCGATGCTGCCCACCGCGGCGAGCCTGCTCGCGCTCGTGTGCGCGGCATTCGGCCTGACGCCGCTCGCGCATGCCGCCGGCGCTCAGGTGATCAACGTCGCGGCTCGTCCGGGCGCAGGTGCCGTGCCGTCTAAAGGTGCCGTTACCGCCGAGGCAAGCCAGGGCGTACTCGCACTCGATGCAGGCAAAGGCTCGATGCTTCATCTGCCCGAGGACGCCGTTTCGGTGTTCGTGGCCGACCCGAGCGTCGCGGATGTGCAGGTGCCGTCGCCGCGCGCGGTCTTCGTGCTCGGCAAGAAGGCCGGTTCCACCACGGTCTACGCGCTCGGCGCGAACAACAAGCCGATCTTTCAGAAGACCGTTGTCGTGACGCGCGACATGGTCGCGTTGCGCGCCATGCTGAAGGCGCGCTTTCCCAACACGAATATCGATGTGAACGGCATACAGGGCTCGCTCATTCTGACGGGCCAGGCACAGAATCCCGCCGAGGCGGATACGGTCGTGCAGGCCATCACGCCGATGCTCGCGGACAAGGAAGTGCTCGTCAATCGCATGACCATCGACAAGCCCTTGCAGATTCAACTGCGGGTGCGGATCACGGAAGTGGACCGCAACGTGACGCAGCAGTGGGGCATCAACTGGCAGGCTATCGGCAGCGCGGCCGGCAACTGGTATAGCGGCATCTTCAGCGGCCGTCAGATCTACAACTACAACCAGCCCATCACGACTTCGTCGGGCTCGGTGACCTATCCGCTCAATCTCGCGACCAACAACGCTTACTCGCTGTTCGGCGGGTTCCGGACGGCCAACACCGATATCCGCGCGCTTGTCGATGCGCTGAATCAGGAAGGCCTGCTCACGGTGCTCGCCGAGCCCAATCTCGTCGCGCTTTCGGGCCAGACGGCGAGCTTCCTCGCGGGCGGCGAGTTTCCGATTCCGGTGTCGCAGATCAACGGCGCGATCACGGTCGAATTCAAGCAGTTCGGCGTCAAGCTCGACTTCACGCCGACCGTGCTCAACGACCGCCGCATCAGCCTGAAAGTGCGGCCGGAAGTCAGCCAGATCGACACGACGGCGAGCGTGACGACCAACGGCGTGACCGTGCCGGGCCTTTCGGTGCGCCGCGCGGATACCACCGTCGAACTGGCGAGCGGTCAGAGCTTCGCCATTGGCGGGCTGCTCCAGAGCAATACGACCGACCTCGTATCGCAAGTACCCGGCATCGGCTCGATCCCTGTGCTCGGCAAGCTGTTTTCCTCGTCGAACTACCAGAACAACAAGACCGAGCTCGTGATCATGGTGACGCCGTATATCGTCGAGCCGACCGATCCGGCCAAGCTGCGCACACCGATCGAGTCGCTGGTGTCGCCGAGCGGCGACATCGAATATGGTTTCGCCCGAATGTTTGGGGGCACCGAATCGGCACCGGGAAACCCTCGTCTCGTCGGCGCGGCCGGCTACGTCTATTGA
- a CDS encoding CpaD family pilus assembly lipoprotein, with amino-acid sequence MNHARFISLFTACSLALPLAGCFIKPPVSMPDSRVIGYDGNAAVPPDCEKLTRASLLFDSGVRRPSMQWGCATYTNLAAQVANPQDLVNPQTLGPADAAVAASAVHRYETGQVIPLDTTTTTRNGK; translated from the coding sequence ATGAACCACGCACGTTTCATTTCGCTCTTCACCGCCTGCTCGCTCGCTTTGCCGCTTGCTGGCTGCTTCATCAAGCCGCCCGTGAGCATGCCCGATTCACGCGTCATTGGTTACGACGGCAACGCTGCCGTGCCGCCCGACTGCGAGAAGCTCACGCGCGCCTCGCTGTTGTTCGATTCCGGCGTGCGACGCCCGTCGATGCAATGGGGCTGTGCCACCTACACCAACCTCGCGGCGCAGGTCGCGAACCCGCAAGACCTCGTGAATCCGCAGACGCTCGGCCCCGCCGATGCCGCGGTCGCCGCGAGCGCCGTGCATCGCTATGAGACGGGTCAAGTGATTCCGCTCGACACCACGACGACTACGCGCAACGGCAAGTAA
- a CDS encoding AAA family ATPase — protein sequence MSTTEFSLIKGKSAVRAADFIAFVADRQTEQVLKAFVLEQAMPHAHIAVGSIDEAISHVTKLERSPQFLLVDLHDSAMPLSDLGRLAEVCEPSVQVIGIGERNDVGLFRSLLKIGVHDYLVKPLTVELLKRTVNTADGKVTPVTLTRTGKTIAFAGTRGGVGVTTLALNLARHLADTTHRRVAYVDLNLTGGAANCMLGTQSNNGLSDVLENAHRLDPQYVERTLMANGSRLFMLTADIDYGAEPPYKPGALARVIELLCDSFHYVIIDIGNPSAPLSQEALNHASRAYLVTDRSVHSTRESIRLLRYIENRDNNPPTSILLNNPSAVSAGKVQPNDFMSAVGRSVLHEIQFEAKALATAENLGEAPKDKTPNGFNQAITRIASDLTGQQAAAGRSLLRKFSLRRG from the coding sequence ATGAGCACCACTGAATTCTCGTTGATCAAAGGCAAGTCCGCCGTGCGGGCCGCGGACTTCATCGCCTTCGTCGCCGACCGCCAGACCGAGCAGGTTCTGAAAGCCTTCGTGCTGGAGCAGGCGATGCCGCACGCGCATATCGCGGTGGGCAGTATCGACGAAGCCATCTCGCATGTCACCAAGCTCGAGCGTTCGCCGCAGTTTCTGCTGGTTGATTTGCACGACTCGGCGATGCCTCTGTCCGACCTCGGCCGGCTTGCCGAAGTGTGCGAGCCTTCGGTGCAGGTGATCGGCATTGGCGAGCGCAACGACGTCGGCCTGTTCCGCAGCCTGCTCAAGATCGGCGTGCATGACTATCTCGTCAAGCCGCTGACGGTGGAGTTGCTCAAGCGCACCGTCAACACCGCCGACGGCAAGGTGACGCCGGTGACGCTCACGCGCACGGGCAAGACCATTGCGTTCGCGGGCACGCGCGGCGGCGTCGGCGTGACGACGCTCGCGCTCAATCTTGCGCGACATCTGGCAGACACCACGCATCGGCGGGTCGCGTATGTCGATCTGAACCTGACGGGCGGCGCCGCCAACTGCATGCTCGGCACGCAGAGCAACAATGGTCTTTCGGACGTGCTGGAAAACGCGCATCGTCTCGATCCCCAATACGTCGAGCGCACGCTGATGGCGAACGGCAGCCGTCTGTTCATGCTCACCGCGGATATCGACTACGGCGCCGAGCCGCCGTACAAGCCCGGTGCGCTCGCCCGCGTGATCGAACTGCTGTGCGACAGCTTTCACTATGTGATCATCGATATCGGCAATCCGAGCGCGCCGTTGTCGCAGGAAGCGTTGAACCATGCGTCCCGCGCGTATCTCGTGACCGACCGTTCCGTGCATTCGACGCGCGAGTCGATCCGCCTTTTGCGTTACATCGAGAATCGCGACAACAATCCGCCGACCTCGATTCTGCTCAATAACCCGAGTGCGGTGAGTGCGGGCAAGGTGCAGCCGAACGACTTCATGTCGGCGGTGGGCCGCTCCGTTCTGCATGAGATCCAATTCGAAGCCAAGGCGCTCGCCACCGCCGAAAACCTTGGCGAAGCGCCCAAAGATAAGACGCCGAACGGGTTCAATCAGGCTATTACGCGTATTGCGAGCGATCTCACCGGCCAGCAAGCTGCCGCCGGGCGCTCGTTGCTGCGCAAGTTCAGTCTGAGGAGAGGCTGA
- a CDS encoding CpaF family protein gives MFGQKQASRATHSAFAPAQEGASDQASIAEPAIPVADAPARLHVAESSESLVRSDLFKVIRAGVFGSMNASVVVGKTREQMKPGIEQLVMEIAEREGLNVTMSEQQQIVGELLNDMYGLGPIEPLLADESITDVLVNGPDQVYVERHGRLELTNCKFRDNAHVTNVAQRIAAGVGRRVDESSPMVDARLADGSRVNVVLPPLAIHGASISIRKFSKRNITLHRMAQQGNMSLAMATVLKLASTCRLNVIVSGGTGSGKTTLLNALSHFIGHGERTVTIEDAAELQLVQPHVVSLETRPENAEGLGAVTQRDLVRNALRMRPDRIILGETRGSEAFDVLQAMNTGHDGSMTTIHANTPRDGITRLESMVMMANGNLPLLSIRRQIASAVHLIVQIERMRDGMRRVTRITELVGMEGDVIITQDLFTFRYDATAYSEEVKGAYESAAVRPAFSQRAQYYGLEDALLEAMQP, from the coding sequence ATGTTCGGGCAGAAGCAGGCATCCCGGGCGACGCATTCTGCATTTGCACCGGCTCAAGAAGGAGCATCCGACCAGGCGAGTATTGCCGAGCCGGCCATTCCGGTGGCGGACGCGCCCGCGCGCTTGCACGTGGCGGAGAGCAGCGAATCGCTGGTGCGCTCGGATCTGTTCAAGGTGATTCGCGCAGGCGTGTTCGGTTCGATGAACGCATCGGTGGTGGTCGGCAAGACGCGCGAGCAGATGAAGCCGGGCATCGAGCAGCTCGTGATGGAGATAGCCGAGCGCGAAGGTCTCAACGTCACGATGTCCGAGCAGCAGCAGATCGTGGGCGAACTGCTCAACGACATGTACGGCCTCGGGCCGATCGAGCCGCTGCTCGCCGACGAAAGCATCACCGACGTGCTGGTGAACGGTCCCGATCAGGTCTATGTGGAACGCCACGGCCGTCTCGAACTCACGAACTGCAAGTTCCGCGACAACGCGCACGTGACCAACGTCGCGCAGCGGATAGCGGCGGGCGTGGGGCGGCGCGTCGACGAAAGCAGCCCGATGGTCGATGCGCGTCTCGCGGACGGCAGCCGGGTCAACGTCGTGCTCCCGCCGCTCGCGATTCATGGCGCGTCGATTTCCATTCGGAAGTTTTCGAAGCGCAACATCACGCTGCACCGCATGGCGCAGCAAGGCAACATGTCCCTCGCGATGGCAACCGTGCTCAAACTCGCGAGCACGTGCCGGCTCAACGTCATTGTGTCGGGTGGTACGGGTTCGGGCAAGACGACGCTGCTCAACGCGTTGTCGCACTTCATCGGTCACGGCGAACGCACGGTGACGATCGAGGACGCGGCGGAACTGCAACTGGTGCAGCCGCACGTCGTGAGCCTGGAAACGCGCCCCGAGAATGCCGAAGGTCTCGGCGCCGTGACGCAGCGCGACCTCGTGCGCAATGCGCTGCGGATGCGCCCGGACCGCATCATCCTCGGCGAAACGCGCGGCTCCGAAGCGTTCGACGTATTGCAGGCCATGAACACCGGCCACGACGGCTCGATGACCACCATCCACGCGAACACGCCGCGCGACGGCATCACGCGTCTGGAGAGCATGGTGATGATGGCAAACGGCAATCTGCCGCTCCTGTCCATTCGCCGCCAGATCGCGAGCGCGGTGCACCTGATCGTGCAGATCGAGCGGATGCGTGACGGCATGCGCCGCGTCACGCGCATCACCGAACTGGTGGGCATGGAAGGCGACGTGATCATCACGCAGGACTTGTTCACCTTCCGCTACGACGCAACCGCCTACAGCGAGGAAGTAAAGGGCGCGTACGAATCGGCGGCGGTGCGCCCGGCGTTCTCGCAGCGCGCTCAGTACTACGGTCTCGAAGATGCATTGCTCGAGGCGATGCAGCCATGA
- a CDS encoding type II secretion system F family protein, with translation MNTINLVTICAFVIAILGGMMFFIVQDMRNNQPHARIRTRMRESFEMHGSPEKNASKNEINLFKVKKQESVYSRFLGPKVSRLKTVAGKNGMRIVIVAAILGELLAIGMVDIMPLPSFVQPLLIVFLPVFTLVKAYNFLVERFRRRFLNGFPELIDLIVRAVRAGVPVTHVITTAADECAEPLRSEFRIMSDSLQVGLDLEEVLTVAVKRIEIADFSFFCVCLLLQRETGGQLGETLENLANIVRTRREIRVKTKALTGEARITTKILAAVPACIIGSLYFLNRDYMKVLTNTDSGSKLLTFAVISIVMGLMVINKISKLDTSR, from the coding sequence ATGAACACGATCAACCTCGTCACGATCTGCGCGTTCGTCATTGCAATTCTCGGCGGCATGATGTTTTTCATCGTGCAGGACATGCGAAATAACCAGCCGCATGCGCGCATTCGCACGCGCATGCGCGAATCGTTCGAGATGCACGGTTCGCCCGAGAAGAACGCAAGCAAGAACGAGATCAATCTGTTCAAGGTCAAGAAGCAGGAGAGCGTGTACTCGCGCTTTCTCGGGCCCAAGGTGTCGCGCCTGAAAACGGTGGCGGGGAAGAACGGCATGCGAATCGTGATCGTCGCGGCGATTCTCGGCGAGCTGCTCGCCATCGGCATGGTGGACATCATGCCGCTGCCGAGTTTCGTCCAGCCGCTTCTGATCGTCTTCCTGCCGGTCTTCACGCTGGTCAAGGCGTACAACTTTCTCGTGGAGCGCTTTCGCCGCCGTTTTCTCAACGGCTTCCCGGAACTGATCGATCTGATCGTGCGCGCGGTGCGTGCGGGCGTGCCGGTCACGCACGTCATCACCACGGCAGCCGACGAATGCGCCGAGCCGCTCAGGAGCGAGTTCAGGATCATGAGCGATTCCCTGCAAGTGGGTCTAGACCTCGAGGAAGTGCTGACGGTGGCGGTCAAGCGGATCGAGATCGCGGACTTCTCTTTTTTCTGCGTGTGTTTGCTCCTGCAGCGGGAAACCGGCGGTCAGCTCGGCGAGACGCTCGAAAACCTGGCGAATATCGTGCGCACGCGCCGCGAGATTCGCGTCAAGACCAAAGCGCTCACAGGCGAGGCGCGCATCACCACCAAGATTCTGGCGGCGGTGCCGGCTTGCATTATCGGCAGCCTGTACTTCCTCAACCGCGACTACATGAAGGTGCTCACCAACACCGACAGCGGCAGCAAGCTCCTGACCTTCGCCGTGATCTCGATCGTCATGGGACTCATGGTCATCAACAAGATTTCGAAGCTGGATACCTCGCGATGA
- a CDS encoding type II secretion system F family protein, whose product MNPEQIQTLINLLMLIALFAGLAGWWLTRHGGQRGRIAERTRLAAHAERIDLATGNDDELNFRARVMRRLARIGDKLPLFDAKYRLKLRKELIRSGYRSNLAVSVLLASKFCVGLICATLTVMLGSHIPMIGAYPAVRGAAMLMVFIVGMIVPEYLLNFVGARRRRAMAASLPDALDLLVICTNAGNSLGVSIRRVADELASICPPLSDEFSLTADELKLSGDSTRALNGLAERIDLPSIRALISTLTQSMRYGTPITQALRTLSRTERLQHIVSLEEKAAKLAPKMVVPMMLFILPAIVVIAAGPAVLQLLDVIAKTK is encoded by the coding sequence ATGAACCCGGAACAGATCCAGACGCTCATCAACCTGCTGATGCTGATTGCGCTCTTTGCCGGGCTCGCGGGTTGGTGGCTGACGCGCCATGGCGGCCAGCGCGGCCGCATTGCGGAGCGCACGCGGCTCGCGGCGCATGCCGAGCGCATCGACCTCGCTACCGGCAACGACGACGAACTCAACTTTCGCGCGCGCGTGATGCGCCGTCTCGCGCGCATTGGCGACAAGCTGCCGCTCTTCGACGCCAAGTATCGCCTGAAGCTGCGCAAGGAACTGATCAGAAGCGGTTATCGCAGCAATCTCGCCGTCTCGGTTCTGCTGGCGTCGAAATTCTGCGTGGGGCTCATCTGCGCGACGCTCACGGTCATGCTGGGCTCGCATATTCCGATGATCGGCGCGTATCCCGCGGTGCGCGGCGCGGCGATGCTGATGGTGTTCATCGTCGGCATGATCGTTCCGGAATATCTGCTGAATTTCGTGGGTGCTCGCCGCCGCAGGGCGATGGCCGCCTCGCTGCCCGACGCGCTCGACTTGCTCGTGATCTGCACCAACGCGGGCAATAGTCTCGGCGTGTCGATCCGTCGCGTGGCCGACGAACTCGCAAGCATCTGCCCGCCGCTTTCCGACGAATTTTCCCTTACCGCCGACGAACTGAAGCTTTCTGGCGACAGCACGCGCGCGTTGAACGGGCTCGCGGAGCGCATCGATCTGCCTTCGATCCGCGCGCTCATTTCCACCCTCACTCAGTCGATGCGCTACGGCACGCCGATCACGCAGGCGCTGCGCACGTTGTCGCGTACCGAGCGTCTGCAGCACATCGTCTCGCTGGAAGAAAAGGCCGCAAAGCTCGCCCCCAAGATGGTCGTGCCGATGATGCTGTTCATTCTCCCGGCCATTGTCGTGATTGCCGCGGGGCCGGCCGTGCTCCAACTACTGGACGTTATCGCCAAAACCAAATGA
- a CDS encoding lipopolysaccharide assembly protein LapB has translation MKTDFYLRRLPVLAGAVLIALVASGCTTTATTSHQVSGMRSVSQDGAPGAMSELRIAESALESGNMDMATTIYEKILRANPRSVEAMTGLGNTLYSVGDFTRAGVYYSKAAAIDGNAPAPLIGMARVAIHQRRFDDAIATYRHVLAESPDDPLAAAGLGAAYDMKGDHATAQAVLRDALKRNPGDTSLSVNLGTSLIMAGKPRDGANVLLDVTRFPAAPPQARQDLALAYGLLGNDDAAAEILSRDLPKASVQDNLRFYELQRQRIGTSGASGASATSGSNASVAPVAAPAVAAVSLR, from the coding sequence ATGAAGACCGACTTCTATCTTCGCCGCCTTCCCGTGCTTGCCGGCGCGGTGCTCATCGCGCTCGTCGCGAGCGGTTGCACGACCACTGCCACGACCTCGCATCAGGTGTCCGGCATGCGCTCCGTGTCGCAAGACGGCGCTCCCGGTGCGATGAGCGAATTGCGTATCGCCGAATCCGCGCTCGAGTCCGGCAACATGGACATGGCGACCACGATCTACGAAAAGATTCTGCGGGCGAACCCGCGTTCGGTCGAAGCCATGACCGGCCTTGGCAACACGCTCTACTCGGTGGGCGACTTTACGCGCGCCGGCGTCTACTACAGCAAGGCGGCAGCCATCGACGGAAACGCCCCCGCGCCGCTCATCGGCATGGCGCGCGTGGCGATTCATCAGCGCCGTTTCGACGACGCCATCGCGACGTATCGGCATGTGCTCGCCGAAAGCCCGGACGATCCGCTTGCGGCCGCCGGTCTCGGCGCCGCGTACGACATGAAGGGCGACCACGCGACGGCGCAAGCCGTGCTGCGCGATGCGCTCAAGCGCAATCCCGGCGATACCTCGCTTTCCGTGAACCTGGGCACGTCGCTCATCATGGCGGGCAAGCCGCGCGATGGCGCGAACGTGCTGCTCGACGTGACGCGCTTTCCCGCCGCGCCGCCGCAAGCCCGCCAGGATCTCGCGCTTGCTTACGGTCTGCTCGGCAACGATGACGCCGCCGCCGAAATCCTGAGCCGCGATTTGCCGAAGGCGTCGGTGCAGGACAACCTGCGCTTCTACGAACTGCAGCGCCAGCGTATCGGCACTTCGGGCGCGTCGGGCGCGTCGGCCACCAGCGGCTCCAACGCAAGCGTGGCGCCCGTCGCTGCGCCGGCGGTGGCCGCCGTGAGCCTCAGGTGA